In Nocardioides sp. WS12, the DNA window ACCCCGGCGTCCTCTACATCTCCATCGAGTACGACACCTGCGGACACCTCTGCGCCTGCGGCTGCGGCAACGAAGTCATCACCCCGCTCGGCCCCGCCCAGTGGTCCTTCACCTACGACGGCCGCAACGCCTCCCTCCGCCCCTCCATCGGAAACTGGAGCCTGCCCTGCAAGTCGCACTACATCGTCGACCGCGGGGGAGTCGTCCGCTGGGCCCGCATCTTCACCGACCGCGAGATCGCCCGCAACCGCGACCGCGACCGCGCCGTCCTCGCCCGCGGCGAAGATGAACGCACCTACGGCGACTGGCCGCCCGACCGCCGTGGCCCGGTCGGCGACGGCGACCGCACCCGCGGCGAACCTGAGGCGCCGCCGAGTGCCGGCGACGACAGGCCGGCCAGCTGGATGCGGTCGTTCCTGGGACGCAGCGGCGAACATTGATCCTAGGCGGCCAGACGGCCGGGCCTGTCCGAACGCACGGCCCTACCTACTGCGAGCTGCGGCACGCTGTTGCAGCGGCTCCGCCCGGTCGTGGCAGGTGGATCACGACGGCGCGTCAATCTGGGCGCTATGCCCTACCTCCGGATGCGATCCACGGCTCACCCTCCTGTCTGTCCCTCCCAGAGCAGCGCCCCCATCTGACGCGCTGCGCGACGTCGAAGTTCATCGACGGCGTGGGTGTAGCGCTGGGCAGTGGCCATCTCGGTCCAGCCCATGATCGACATGACGGTGCGGATATCGACGTTCTGCAGGAGCAGCAAGGTCGCGGCGGTGTGACGGGCGTCGTGGAGGCGGACCTCTCGGACGCCGGCTCGTTGTAGGAGCGCCTTCCACTCGGTGTGGTCGCGTGCTGGATCGATGAGGCCGCCGCTGGCGGCGGGGAAGACCAGGTCGTGGGTGTTGTCCCAGTCGGAACCGGCTGCGAGGCGTCGGCGGTTCACCGCGGCCCGATGAGAACGCAACTCGTCCACGAGCGGCTGAGGCAGCACGATCGTCCGCTTCGAGGCCTTCGTCTTCGGCTCGACCAACTGCAGCCCGCCACCGCTCCGGTGTTCGCACTCCGCGCCGCGCTTCCGTCCACAGGAGGGCGAACCGTCCATCGACGGGCAGCCGTGCTCCCAGGTGTGGCGCTGGACCGCCCGACGGATCCGGAGGACGCCGTCGTCGAGGTCGACGTCGGGCCAAAGGAGGCCGAGCGTCTCGCCCTGGCGCAGTCCGAGCGAGATGGCGATCGACCACCGGGCTGGGTGCAGCGTGGATTGCGCGGCCGCGAGGACGCGGCGGCTCTCCTCGACCGAGAGCGGTTCGACCTCGACGTCCTCGGCGCGTGGCGGACGCGCGACCAGGGCCGGGTTGGTGGCGAGTCGTCGGCGGCGTATTGCTTCGTTGAGACCAGAGCGCAGGACGCGATGCACGCCGCGGATGACATGGGCGGAGTGGCCGTCGGTCTGCATGCGTCGGTAGTGCTCCTCGAGGTGCTCGGGACGGAGCTCGCTGAGCCGCCACTGTCCGAGGGCGGGGATGACGTGGACGCGCATCTGGCTGCGGTATGTCGACAGGGTCTTCCACCGTGCGGTCATGGGCACCACGGATTCGAGCCAGTGCTCGAGCCAGTGACCCAAGGTGACGTCGTCGTGGGTCCACACGAAGGTGCCGTTGTCCCGGCGGCGCTCGAGGTCGCGGACTGCGTCGCGCAACTCTGACTTCGTCTGCCGCTGGACGTGCTTGCGCGCAGTCGTGCCGTCGGGACGGCGGCCCATGGTGACGCGGGCGTGCCAATTGCCGTCAGCGCCCTGGTAAAGCGTCGAGGTGGTCTGCTCGGCTGCCTTGCGTGGCCTACTCATCGCGGACCTCGACGTACGAATCGCGCATCCGGGCGATGAACCGCTCGAGCTCGCTGCGCTCGATGCGTACGGAGCGGCCGAGGTGGACGACGCGAAGCCGGTGGCTGGCGACGTGGCGCTCGACGCTGCGGCGGGCGCAGCACAGCTGGCGGGCGGCCTCATCGAGGGTGAGCAGCAGGGTGTCGGCTGCGGTCGTGGTCAGGGGGCTGGGGTGAGTGGTGGTCTCCATGTGCCACCAAAGGTCGGAGACCAGGCCCGTGCGATCACGAAACCGGGGGACGCGGGGGACGCCGCCGGATTTCGGGGGACGTTGGGGGGACTCGCGTCTCGGCCCGACTCGAGGCGACAGAGGGACGCCAAATAGTTTTTGAGCCAGTATTTGAGCCGAGAAAGGCCCACCTCCCTGTTCGGGAAGCGGGCCTCTGAACCTGTTTGTGCAGGTCATGCGGTGAATCCAGTCTGTGCGCCTGTAGGGATTCGAACCCCAAACCTTCTGATCCGTAGTCAGATGCTCTATCCGTTGAGCTACAGGCGCATATCGCTTGCGCGACCGGACGAGAATAGCCGAGGGCGTGGGCCGATGCCGAATCAGGACCACCTGTCGTCGTACGCCGGGTGTGGAAGCATGGCGTCATGGCTGGCCTGCAACCCGAGGATCGGGAGCTCTTCGAGGACGAAGCGACCAGTCTCTATGAGCAGATCCTGGCCGAGGGCGGGCTGGCTGCCGACGACTCGCGACTGGCCGGAACGACGCCGGTACGACGGGCGTTCGACCTGCTCACCGAGCTCGGCTTGCTGCAGTTGGACGAGACCCGGAAGACCTGGCGGCCGGTGGAGCCGAGCAACGCGCAGTCGCGCGTGGTCACGCCGCTCGGGACCGAGGGCGCGCGGCTGATCGACGAGTCGGCGCGCTGGGCGAAGGCGTTCTCGAATCTCACCCAGAGCTGGCGGCGTTCGCCCGCGGCCACGGAGTCGGGTCCATTCCTCTACCTGCACGGCGAGGCGATCAGCCCGTACCTCACCGCGATCATCGGCGACGCCGAGACCGAACTGCTCACCGCGCAACCGCAGACCACCCGGAGCGCCAAGACGGTCGCCGAGGGTGCCGTCCGGGATGTCGCAGCGCTGAAGCGCGGGATCTCGATGCGAACGATCTACCAGCACAGCGCGCGGCGCCACCCCGCTACGCACAAGTACGTCGCGGACGTGACCCGGCACGGCGCCGAGGTGCGGACGCTGGACGAGTTCTTCAACCGGATGATCGTGGTGGACCGCCGGGTCGCCCTGATCCCCGCTGCTGACAGCCTGGCCACCGCCGTCGTCGTACGGGAGCCCGCCATCGTGGCGTACCTCGTCGACGTCTTCGAGCGCGCCTTCGCGCGCGGCCGGCCGTTCGCCAGCGGCGAGCAGAAGGTGATGAAGGAGATCGCGACCGAGCAGCGTTCGATGACGATGCGGATGCTCATCGAGGGGCACGCGGACGCCGTGAGCGCGAAGCGGCTCGGCGTGAGCGCGCGGACGTACGCCGGATACGTCGCCGAACTCAAGGACGAGTACGACGCAGAGACGCGCTTCCAGCTCGGTTACATCATGGGTCAGCGCGGCATCGCCGGCCAGGAGACCAGCGGCGGTTGACCATCAGGGCCGAACGGCCCGGGCGCGCGTCAGTTGCGCCCGACGACCCAGCCCCAGCCGCTGTCGGCCTCGGCAGCCGTCGGAATCGACACGACGCCAACGGCGGCGATCATCACAGCGAACGCGAGTGCGGTCTTGCGAGCAATGTTCTTCATCGTCAATCCCCTAGCTAGTGGGGTCCCTCCCGGAACCCTCCCTCTGGAGTCCGAGACAACGTGACCGTCCCCCAATGTCCAGACCACGCATCCTCCATCTTGCCGCAACTCCGCAGCAATGGCGAGACCCCGGGTGAGGGGTCCTCACTCCGGGGTCTCGCGCTGTCACTTGGCGGAGGCGGAGGGATTTGAACCCTCGATGGGGTTGTAGCCCCAAACCCGCTTAGCAGGCGGGCGCCATAGACCGGACTAGGCGACGCCTCCTCCACCATCGGTCGCGAACGACCGAGCAGCGGAGCAAGGTTACAAGCACCGTCGCGCGGCACCCAATTGACCCGCCCGTCGTCTCACGGACGAGTACGACGTCAGCGGGTCGCGCCGCGCAGGCGATCGCGGATGTCGCGGGCCAGGTCGTCCTTGTCACCGGCGACGAGCTCGACCGGAATGGTCGTGGAGCGGCCGTCGCGCAACCGCAGGATGACGCACTCGATGTCGCGCGGGGCGGCGGCGACGGCGTCCTCGACGTCGCTCCACGGCGCTTCGGAAACCCCGGCGGCGCGCACCATCCGGACGCGGTAGCCCGACGAGGTCAGCCGCACCACGACGAGCTTGCTGCGCAACCACCAGCTGAGCCCGATCAGGCCCAGGATGCCGAGCCCGAGGAGGGCCACCAGCACGTCGAGGCTCCACTCGAACGTCACGGCCGCGACCGTCGTACCGAGGAGGAGGAGGGCCAGCAGCACGAGGTAGGCGCCGACGAACCGTGCCATCACGACAGGAGCGAGCCGGTACTCGGAGATGGAGGTCGACTGCGCGCTGCTCATGGGGCGATTGAACAAGACCTGCTGCTGACTCGCCAAAGCCGCGATGGGCGCGCTCCCGGTCGGCAGCGTGGCGGGAGGCCAACGACGGGCAGCTTGCTGCCCCCTCCAGTGGCCGAAGACACGCTCGACCAAATGTGGCAGAGGGGGAGGGATTCGAACCCCCGGTAGGTTTCCCTACGACCGCTTTCAAGGCGGTTCCGATCGGCCACTCCGGCACCCCTCCTCATCCGCCACCGCGCCAGGGCGCAGTCACGGACAGCAAGCGAGCCTAGACGACTACCGGTTCGTCAGCTCAACGAGGACGTCGCCCTCCTGGACGACGTCGCCGGCGGAGACCTTGATGGCGCTGACGGTGCCCGCGACCTCGGCGATGATCGGGATCTCCATCTTCATCGATTCGAGCAGCACGACGGTGTCGCCGATCGCGACCGCATCGCCCTCCTCGACTTCCACGCGCAGCACGTTGGCCACCATCTCCGCGACCAGCTCTGACGTCGTCACCCAGGCCATGCCTGCGACGCTAGGCGTTACCGGGTGGTACCCGAAGCCACGACACTCACAGGAGCGCTGAGAACCGGCTCGGCTCCGGGCGTACGGCGGCGGCCTGCTCGGCGACGCGACTGCGGCGTCCCCGGTTGCCGGTGAGCGCCAGGTCCAGGCGGATCATGATCCAGCCGATCATCAGGCCGACCACGAGGCCGTAGACGACCGACAGCACCGCCTCCTGGACGGTGACGGCCGGGTTGGCGAGCGCGGTGGCGGTGGGCGAGGTGGCCGCGACACCGAACGCACAGACCCACCAGCCCTGACGCCGACGGGCCCGCATGTGGCACCCGTAGGCGAGCGCCGGGACACCGAGGACGGTCTCGATCGGGCGCGGGAAGGCACCGAGGGTCTCCCTGCTCCAGGTCACCCAGGACAGCAACTGGTCGACGAGACCGGACGATCCGTAGTTCCGCAGCAGTTCGGCGTAGAGCAGCGTCGCCGCGAGCACCGCGCCGCCGATCGCCACCACGATCAGGCCGCGACGACCGAGCCCGTGGAAGCCGGCTCCGAGGCGGAACACGAGCACGATGGCCGCGAGGAACGCCATCCCGAGGCCGACGTACTCGAAGCGGACGGTCTCGATGACCGGCTCGAAACCGATGGTGGCCAGGGCTCCGACGCCCGCAACGACGAGCCCGACGGTGCATTCACGTGCGGAGGCGAAGAAGCCGGCGGCAGGGACCGTGAGCATCACGCCGAGGACGGCGGCGATCGCCGAGGTGAGGACCGCAGCGCCGGTGAGCAGGAGGTCCTGGTCGCTGATCACCGCAGTCAGGCCGCAGCCCAGCGCGAGCAGTCCGAAGACGAACGGCCGGCCACCTGTGCGGGCAGCAAGCGCCGCGCTGAACGAGGTCGCGATGATGATCGAGCCGACCCTGCCGAACCAGTCGGGGCCCACCGGCACCATCGCGCAGACCAGCGCTGCGGTCCCGGCGACCATCAGCGCCAGCAGGACCAGCAACGGCTTCCGGGACGTCCCGAACTCCCCGAGGCGCTGCTCGATCGGCTCCCGGGAGGGGACACGTGGGGCGCTGCGGGACACGATGAAGGACCTTACAGACGGCGGTTGCTCAGGGACGGGTTGACCCGGCGCGCCTCGCCGAGGACCTCGTGGTCCAGCACCGCCCGGACGACCTCGGGAACCTCGACGGAACCCGGACCGGCCTCGGCCACCACCTCGCCGAACGGATCGATGACCACCGAGTGGCCGCAGTACCGCGGCGCAGGCTGGCCGACCGCGGCGACGTACACGGTGTTCTCGATGGCACGCGCGGTGAGCAGGGTGCGCCAGTGGTGCACCTTGCGCGGCCCGGCGACCCAGGCGGCCGGCAGCACGATCACCTCGGCACCCCGGTCAACCAGGGCCCGCGCCAGTTCGGGGAAACGGAGGTCGTAACAGGTCATCAGGCCGACCTTCCAGCCCTTCAGCTCGACGACGACCGGCTCGATCGGACCCGCGCTGAGGCGATCGGACTCGCGGTAACCGAAGGAGTCGTACAGGTGCACCTTCCGGTACGACGCCCGGCCGGCCCCGCGCATCAGCAGCGTGTTGAACGGGCGGCTCGGGTCGGGACCCTGCTCGAACAGGCCGGCCACGACGGTGGTGTCCCGTCCTGCCGCGGCCGCGGCGAGCGCCGTACCGAAGGGACCGTCGAGAGGCTCGGCGTACCCGCTCACGTCGGACCCTGCCTCGCCGAAGTCGCGGGCGAACGCCTCGGGGAAGACGACCAGGTCCGTGTCGGCGCCGTGTTCGGCGGTCAGGCGGGCGAGTTCGTCCCTGTTCGCGGCGGGGTCGAGGGTCGCCGCGGCCTGCACGAGGGCAAGGCGAAGAGTGGGGACGATCACGGTGCAAGCGTAGGACGTCGTTCGCGCCCGGCTGGGAGACTGTCGGGGTGATCGAAGCCGGGCTGACAGGATTCGCCGCCATCGTCCTTGCGGGCGGGCGGGCGGTGCGGCTCGGTGGCGCGGACAAGGCGTCGATCGAGATCGACGGCCGGACGCTGCTGGACCGGGCGCTCGAATCGGTCATCGACGCCAGCGAGGTCGTGGTGGTCGGTCACCCGGTGCCGACCGACCGGCCCGTGACCTTTGTCCTCGAGGACCCGCGCCACGGAGGTCCGGCCGCCGGACTGCTGACCGGCCGCGATTCGTTGCTGCGCCGCTTCCCGACCCTGGCCGTCCTCGCGGTCGACATGCCGCACCTCACCGCCTCGACCTTCCGCCGCCTGCAGGAGGCCGCCGTCGGGCACGAGGGCGCTGCGCTGGTCGGGGCCGACGGTCGTCGCCAACTGGCCTACGTGCTCGAAACCGGCCGGCTCGACGCCGTACGACCGGACCGCGAAGCGCAGCACAACCTGTCCGTCAAGGCCCTGCTCGAACCCTTCGACCTGGCCGAGGTTCCGCAGGTCGGACGCGAGGCCCAGGACATCGACACCTGGACCGATCTGCGCGATGCGGCCTCGGAGTACGAGTCCGGATCCCGCTGACTCTTGTCAGCAGGCCGACTGAGGATCACTCTGGACGGGTGAACCTCCACGACTGGATCGATGAGTTGTGCGATGTCCTGGACATCGAGGCCGAGGCCGACGAAGGCCTCCTGGTTGACCTTGCCCGCATCGCTGTCGACAACGTGCACCCCGCAGCCGGGGTGGTGACGGCGTTCCTCCTCGGTTTCGCCGCTGGCGAAGGCGGTGCAGACCCCGACGAAGTGGAGGGGCTGGCCGGAAAGGCACAGGCGCTCGCCGAGGCCTGGGACCGCCCGGCCGGAGTGAGCGACGAGCCCGTCGTGGACGTCGAGGTCGACGAGCTCAGCGACGCCGAGTACGCCGATGAGGACTCCCTCGTCTGACCGAGCCGGTTGGCCTGGTCTGAGGCCCAGCGGACACGGAGCGGCTGACAGACTGGCGCCATGCGTGCCGTCACCCAGTCCGGCCCCGGGGGCCCCGAAACCCTGACCGTCACGGAACTGCCCGACCTGGTTCCGGGTCCCGGCGAGGTGCTGATCCACGTCGCCGCAACGGCCGTGAACCGTGCCGACCTGCTGCAGCGCCAGGGTTTCTACCCGCCGCCGCCGGGAGCATCGGACGTCATCGGCCTCGAGTGCAGCGGCACGATCGCCGCACTCGGCGACGGCGTCGAGACGTGGTCGGTGGGCGAGCAGGTGTGTGCGCTGCTGGCTGGTGGCGGCTACGCGAGCCAGGTCGTCGTACCGGCCGCCCAGGTGATGCCGGTCCCTGAGGGGATCGACCTCGTGACCGCCGCGGCCCTGCCCGAGGTGGCCTGCACGGTGTGGTCGAACGTCTTCATGGTCGCCGGGCTCGGCCCCGGCGACGTCTTCCTCGTGCACGGCGGCGGCGGCGGTATCGGGACCTTCGCGATCCAGCTGGCCGCGAAGACCGGTGCGCGGGTGTTCACGACCGCAGGCAGCGAGGAGAAGCTCGCGCGGTGCCGGGAACTCGGCGCCGAGGTCGCGATCAACTACCACGACGAGGACTTCGTCGCGGTGGTCAAGGAAGCCACCGGCGGTCGTGGGGCCGATGTCGTCCTGGACAACATGGGCGCGAAGTACCTCGGCCGCAACGTCGACGTCCTCGCCGACGAGGGTCGCCTCGTCATCATCGGCATGCAGGGCGGCGTGAAGGCCGAGCTCAACATCGCCCAACTGCTGGCCAAGCGCGGCGCGGTGATCGCCACCGCCCTGCGTTCGCGGCCGGTCGAAGGCAAGTCGCGGATCTGCGCATCGGTCGTCGAGCACGTGTGGCCGCTCGTCGACGACGGCTCGATCGTGCCCGTCGTCTCCGCCGTCCTCCCGCTCGACCGGGTGGGCGACGCACACCGGCTGATCGAGTCCGGCGACAGCGTGGGCAAGGTCCTCCTGACCCCCTGAACCCGGTTGGCCGAGTCGGGCTAGGTTTGGAGCCATGACCGAGAGCGGCGAAGAGCAGATCGTGGTGGTGGGACCGGACGGACAGCCGATCGGCACCGTCCCCGCCTCAGCAGTCCAGGCCAGCCAGGACACCGACGTCACCGACGTCACC includes these proteins:
- a CDS encoding DUF6527 family protein, coding for MTTKTDHYKPEFIESFPDSMDPGVLYISIEYDTCGHLCACGCGNEVITPLGPAQWSFTYDGRNASLRPSIGNWSLPCKSHYIVDRGGVVRWARIFTDREIARNRDRDRAVLARGEDERTYGDWPPDRRGPVGDGDRTRGEPEAPPSAGDDRPASWMRSFLGRSGEH
- a CDS encoding site-specific integrase, which codes for MSRPRKAAEQTTSTLYQGADGNWHARVTMGRRPDGTTARKHVQRQTKSELRDAVRDLERRRDNGTFVWTHDDVTLGHWLEHWLESVVPMTARWKTLSTYRSQMRVHVIPALGQWRLSELRPEHLEEHYRRMQTDGHSAHVIRGVHRVLRSGLNEAIRRRRLATNPALVARPPRAEDVEVEPLSVEESRRVLAAAQSTLHPARWSIAISLGLRQGETLGLLWPDVDLDDGVLRIRRAVQRHTWEHGCPSMDGSPSCGRKRGAECEHRSGGGLQLVEPKTKASKRTIVLPQPLVDELRSHRAAVNRRRLAAGSDWDNTHDLVFPAASGGLIDPARDHTEWKALLQRAGVREVRLHDARHTAATLLLLQNVDIRTVMSIMGWTEMATAQRYTHAVDELRRRAARQMGALLWEGQTGG
- a CDS encoding helix-turn-helix domain-containing protein; the encoded protein is METTTHPSPLTTTAADTLLLTLDEAARQLCCARRSVERHVASHRLRVVHLGRSVRIERSELERFIARMRDSYVEVRDE
- a CDS encoding LuxR family transcriptional regulator encodes the protein MAGLQPEDRELFEDEATSLYEQILAEGGLAADDSRLAGTTPVRRAFDLLTELGLLQLDETRKTWRPVEPSNAQSRVVTPLGTEGARLIDESARWAKAFSNLTQSWRRSPAATESGPFLYLHGEAISPYLTAIIGDAETELLTAQPQTTRSAKTVAEGAVRDVAALKRGISMRTIYQHSARRHPATHKYVADVTRHGAEVRTLDEFFNRMIVVDRRVALIPAADSLATAVVVREPAIVAYLVDVFERAFARGRPFASGEQKVMKEIATEQRSMTMRMLIEGHADAVSAKRLGVSARTYAGYVAELKDEYDAETRFQLGYIMGQRGIAGQETSGG
- a CDS encoding biotin/lipoyl-binding carrier protein, which encodes MAWVTTSELVAEMVANVLRVEVEEGDAVAIGDTVVLLESMKMEIPIIAEVAGTVSAIKVSAGDVVQEGDVLVELTNR
- a CDS encoding carbon-nitrogen hydrolase family protein; this translates as MIVPTLRLALVQAAATLDPAANRDELARLTAEHGADTDLVVFPEAFARDFGEAGSDVSGYAEPLDGPFGTALAAAAAGRDTTVVAGLFEQGPDPSRPFNTLLMRGAGRASYRKVHLYDSFGYRESDRLSAGPIEPVVVELKGWKVGLMTCYDLRFPELARALVDRGAEVIVLPAAWVAGPRKVHHWRTLLTARAIENTVYVAAVGQPAPRYCGHSVVIDPFGEVVAEAGPGSVEVPEVVRAVLDHEVLGEARRVNPSLSNRRL
- a CDS encoding NTP transferase domain-containing protein, translated to MIEAGLTGFAAIVLAGGRAVRLGGADKASIEIDGRTLLDRALESVIDASEVVVVGHPVPTDRPVTFVLEDPRHGGPAAGLLTGRDSLLRRFPTLAVLAVDMPHLTASTFRRLQEAAVGHEGAALVGADGRRQLAYVLETGRLDAVRPDREAQHNLSVKALLEPFDLAEVPQVGREAQDIDTWTDLRDAASEYESGSR
- a CDS encoding DUF6457 domain-containing protein is translated as MNLHDWIDELCDVLDIEAEADEGLLVDLARIAVDNVHPAAGVVTAFLLGFAAGEGGADPDEVEGLAGKAQALAEAWDRPAGVSDEPVVDVEVDELSDAEYADEDSLV
- a CDS encoding NAD(P)H-quinone oxidoreductase, producing MRAVTQSGPGGPETLTVTELPDLVPGPGEVLIHVAATAVNRADLLQRQGFYPPPPGASDVIGLECSGTIAALGDGVETWSVGEQVCALLAGGGYASQVVVPAAQVMPVPEGIDLVTAAALPEVACTVWSNVFMVAGLGPGDVFLVHGGGGGIGTFAIQLAAKTGARVFTTAGSEEKLARCRELGAEVAINYHDEDFVAVVKEATGGRGADVVLDNMGAKYLGRNVDVLADEGRLVIIGMQGGVKAELNIAQLLAKRGAVIATALRSRPVEGKSRICASVVEHVWPLVDDGSIVPVVSAVLPLDRVGDAHRLIESGDSVGKVLLTP